Proteins from one Halarchaeum grantii genomic window:
- a CDS encoding UPF0175 family protein, whose amino-acid sequence MIDVEDNIELLQQSGRFSSEEEFLEEAFRALLEKRPELRVDLAVEQYKTGSVSLNRAAELAGYSPEEFKEILRDRGVSRDVSVLNNEERSEHLENL is encoded by the coding sequence ATGATCGACGTCGAAGACAACATCGAACTCCTCCAGCAGTCGGGACGATTCTCCTCTGAGGAAGAGTTCCTCGAGGAAGCGTTCCGTGCCCTTCTGGAGAAGCGCCCCGAGCTACGCGTCGATCTTGCTGTCGAGCAGTACAAAACCGGAAGCGTCTCGCTCAACCGTGCTGCCGAGCTCGCCGGCTACAGCCCAGAAGAATTCAAAGAAATTCTCCGCGACCGCGGCGTTAGCCGCGATGTCTCCGTTCTCAATAATGAGGAGCGGTCCGAGCACCTCGAAAATCTATAG